Proteins encoded within one genomic window of Legionella sp. PC997:
- the ugpE gene encoding sn-glycerol-3-phosphate ABC transporter permease UgpE, protein MKSYVARILSHGFLCFFVFLMLLPVYLALVAASNEGSVMMQSQIPIVPGPLLFKNLKAVMTEGLSVTGGEPITSMLLNSFFMAMAIALGKIIFALGSAFALVYFDFPFKKLCFALIFTTMMLPIEVRIVPTFQVVASFGLLNSFTGLTLPLFVSATGTFLFRQFFKTIPPELVDAAKLDGAGAVRFFFDIVLPLSKTQIASLFVILFVYGWNQYLWPLVITTETKMATVVMGIRYLAGVADQVPQWHYIMAVALIALIPPCMVVMLMQRWFEKGLK, encoded by the coding sequence ATGAAATCATATGTAGCTCGTATTTTATCACATGGATTTTTATGTTTTTTTGTTTTTTTGATGTTGTTGCCTGTGTATTTGGCATTGGTCGCTGCCAGTAATGAAGGCAGTGTTATGATGCAATCTCAAATACCTATAGTTCCAGGTCCATTGCTATTTAAAAATTTAAAAGCAGTGATGACTGAAGGTTTGTCAGTTACCGGTGGGGAACCTATTACCTCCATGTTGTTAAACAGTTTTTTTATGGCCATGGCTATTGCTTTGGGAAAGATTATTTTTGCCCTAGGTTCGGCTTTTGCCTTAGTTTATTTCGACTTTCCTTTTAAAAAATTATGTTTTGCTTTGATCTTTACTACTATGATGTTGCCTATAGAAGTTAGGATCGTTCCTACATTTCAGGTGGTTGCTTCTTTTGGATTATTAAACTCTTTTACCGGCTTGACATTACCTCTATTTGTATCGGCCACAGGAACTTTTTTGTTCCGTCAATTTTTTAAAACCATACCCCCTGAACTTGTGGATGCAGCTAAATTAGATGGAGCAGGGGCTGTTCGTTTTTTCTTTGATATTGTTTTACCATTATCCAAAACTCAAATCGCATCATTATTTGTTATTTTGTTCGTGTACGGTTGGAATCAGTACCTTTGGCCATTAGTGATTACTACAGAAACAAAAATGGCTACAGTAGTTATGGGCATTCGATATTTAGCAGGAGTGGCGGATCAAGTTCCACAATGGCATTACATTATGGCTGTTGCATTGATTGCTTTGATTCCACCTTGTATGGTGGTGATGTTAATGCAGCGCTGGTTTGAAAAAGGGTTAAAATAA
- a CDS encoding ABC transporter ATP-binding protein yields the protein MATVSLIEVSKNVGSTTILDNINVSIKKGEFMVIVGPSGCGKTTLLRLIAGLDDISSGSILINNQCVNEIPPAKRDMAMVFQNYALYPHMTVFDNMAYGLKMRRFKKADIKRRVHEAAQLLHLTPYLERKPQALSGGQKQRVSMGRAMVRSPAVFLFDEPLSNLDAKLRTEMRHEIRRLHQQLNTTSLYVTHDQTEAMTMAERVMVLNQGIVEQIGTPQELYQKPATLFVAGFTGQYPMNLISGIYNKSSHTVDTEYGVRYPVPQLKQILEDKDELVLAIRAEHVLLSSESNSQAIPIEIEFVDDMGADKLVRARCIKNAPSLNLRISADQSISSGQLWIELPKMKLHLFHSKSGKRIGEWSE from the coding sequence ATGGCAACAGTCAGTCTCATTGAAGTTTCGAAGAATGTTGGATCAACCACGATTCTTGATAACATAAACGTGAGCATTAAAAAAGGTGAGTTTATGGTAATTGTTGGTCCGTCGGGATGCGGAAAAACCACCTTATTACGTTTAATTGCAGGGCTAGATGATATAAGTTCTGGATCTATTCTAATTAACAATCAATGCGTTAATGAGATACCTCCAGCAAAAAGAGATATGGCTATGGTTTTTCAAAACTATGCCCTTTATCCTCATATGACTGTATTTGATAATATGGCTTATGGATTAAAAATGAGGCGTTTTAAAAAAGCAGACATTAAACGTCGAGTACACGAAGCAGCCCAATTATTGCATTTAACTCCTTATTTAGAGCGAAAACCTCAAGCTCTTTCGGGAGGGCAAAAGCAACGAGTTTCTATGGGAAGGGCTATGGTACGTTCCCCGGCTGTTTTCTTATTCGATGAACCCTTATCGAACCTTGATGCAAAATTGCGTACAGAAATGCGCCATGAAATTCGCCGCCTACACCAACAACTAAATACTACCAGTTTATATGTAACCCATGATCAAACGGAAGCAATGACTATGGCGGAGCGGGTTATGGTCCTTAATCAAGGTATTGTTGAACAGATCGGAACACCCCAGGAGTTATATCAAAAACCAGCTACTTTATTTGTGGCAGGATTTACAGGACAATATCCGATGAACTTAATATCAGGGATCTACAATAAATCGAGCCACACTGTAGATACAGAGTACGGAGTTCGTTATCCTGTTCCACAGCTAAAGCAAATTCTTGAAGATAAGGATGAATTAGTTTTGGCGATTCGAGCGGAACATGTTTTGCTTAGTTCTGAAAGTAATTCACAAGCCATTCCTATTGAGATTGAATTTGTAGATGATATGGGGGCAGATAAGCTCGTGCGCGCAAGATGTATTAAAAACGCTCCATCATTAAATTTGCGCATTTCAGCAGATCAATCGATCTCAAGTGGACAACTCTGGATAGAACTACCTAAAATGAAGTTACATCTTTTTCATAGTAAATCGGGAAAACGTATTGGAGAATGGAGTGAGTAA
- a CDS encoding DUF1189 family protein: protein MSKEKNKLKPIDTPIYRYWSALYMSFYSRLLYVDVGKRWKGLGIIYFLLAIAVFSIPFSLRLSFSLDQSFREQITNPLSKIPVFYIQNGEVFLNKPMPYFVKNDKGEVVVIIDTTDKINDFTTDYPYLTILINKNKISLKVPSLTLFNMPESKPSRGAPIVQSFDKGTNAVFDGKKYAENSSVQKLKFFSELLIYPMVVAMFFSMFLVIYLVLGFLGQVFSNVFFSFNVTFAQSCRLLAVASTPMLCFLFILLIFNFLFPGSGFILSALLVIYYSFSLYSLRAESRRMARV from the coding sequence GTGAGTAAAGAAAAAAACAAACTAAAACCAATTGATACTCCAATTTACCGCTATTGGTCTGCATTGTATATGTCCTTCTATTCACGACTTCTTTACGTCGATGTTGGAAAACGATGGAAGGGACTTGGTATAATTTATTTCTTGTTAGCCATCGCTGTATTTTCTATTCCATTCTCTTTAAGACTGAGTTTCAGTTTAGATCAATCGTTTAGAGAACAGATTACTAATCCTTTGTCAAAAATCCCAGTTTTTTATATACAAAATGGCGAAGTATTTCTTAATAAGCCTATGCCTTATTTTGTTAAGAACGATAAAGGTGAAGTCGTTGTGATTATTGATACTACAGACAAAATCAATGATTTTACTACGGATTATCCTTACCTTACGATTTTGATCAACAAAAATAAAATTTCTTTGAAGGTGCCGAGCTTGACGTTGTTTAATATGCCCGAATCCAAGCCTAGCAGGGGAGCTCCAATCGTTCAATCCTTTGATAAAGGAACAAATGCCGTTTTTGATGGTAAAAAATACGCTGAAAATAGCTCAGTACAAAAATTGAAATTTTTTTCAGAACTATTGATTTACCCAATGGTTGTTGCAATGTTTTTTTCCATGTTTTTGGTTATTTACCTTGTCTTAGGATTTCTAGGGCAAGTTTTTTCAAATGTATTCTTTTCTTTTAATGTAACCTTTGCGCAATCATGTAGACTTTTAGCTGTTGCCTCAACCCCTATGCTATGTTTCTTGTTCATTTTGTTAATTTTTAATTTTCTTTTCCCCGGTTCTGGATTCATTTTATCGGCATTACTTGTCATATATTACAGCTTCTCGCTGTATTCGTTACGAGCAGAAAGCAGAAGAATGGCTCGTGTATAA
- a CDS encoding alpha/beta fold hydrolase, producing MKELIHFAHGNGFPALCYKQMLNHLEKEFDYCYIDRIGHDPLFPVCENWHNLISEVLSSIKRQANRPVIAVGHSLGGVLSLLAAIEQPELFKAVIMLDSPLIGTFKSSMVRLAKALGIIDRITPAFRTRGRRMYWKDHDQLMDYLKTRDLFKTFTDECLNDYINYGLEYKDDGYYLRFDRHIEYQIYRTIPHVIPSFEGKLLIPAALIYGDKSTVVGKMDVRYMKKYFNVTSMKTKGTHLFPMEHPYVVAKHIIKIVSGLN from the coding sequence ATGAAAGAGTTGATTCATTTTGCACATGGAAATGGCTTTCCCGCTTTATGTTATAAGCAAATGCTAAATCATCTCGAGAAAGAATTTGATTATTGTTACATTGACCGAATTGGTCATGACCCTTTATTTCCCGTTTGTGAAAACTGGCACAATCTGATCTCTGAGGTATTAAGCAGTATTAAAAGACAGGCCAATCGTCCGGTTATTGCTGTTGGACACTCTTTAGGTGGTGTTTTAAGCCTGTTGGCGGCAATCGAACAACCTGAATTATTTAAAGCAGTTATTATGCTGGACTCCCCTTTAATTGGTACGTTTAAATCGAGTATGGTTCGCTTGGCGAAAGCGCTAGGTATTATTGATCGAATTACCCCGGCATTTAGAACCCGCGGTCGTAGAATGTATTGGAAAGATCATGATCAATTAATGGACTATTTAAAGACTCGCGATTTATTTAAGACCTTTACGGATGAGTGTTTAAATGATTACATTAATTATGGTCTAGAATATAAAGATGATGGTTATTATTTACGCTTTGATCGACATATTGAATATCAAATTTATCGCACAATTCCACATGTCATTCCAAGTTTTGAAGGTAAGTTATTAATCCCCGCAGCATTAATTTATGGTGACAAAAGTACTGTGGTTGGTAAAATGGATGTGCGCTACATGAAAAAATACTTTAATGTAACAAGTATGAAAACCAAAGGGACCCATTTATTTCCCATGGAACACCCGTATGTCGTGGCAAAACATATTATAAAAATTGTGTCTGGTTTAAACTGA
- a CDS encoding acyl-CoA dehydrogenase has translation MVIGAAGILLTRQAAISVWAISFALFTALVFTYGSPGLVTQIILVLIELILIAGAIKPLRRILLSKHFFKTVSKAMPAMSATEREALEAGTVSWEGDLFSGAPDFSILRNAPTVRLTDEEQAFLDGPVNILCSMIDDWDVTHNLTDLPPEIWQFIKENRFLGMIIPKRYGGLEFSATAQMSILVKIYGRSITAATTISVPNSLGPGELLLKYGTEEQKNYYLPRLADGREIPCFALTGPNAGSDAASIPDKGVVCHQEINGEKVLGIRLNWDKRYITLCPAATVIGLAFRLFDPDNLLGKGEDVGISCALIPANTPGIKKGRRHFPLNTGFLNGPTQGKDVFIPMDYLIGGVAMAGCGWRMLMECLSAGRAISLPSSANGGAQAAALASGAYARIRKQFNQPIGKFEGIEEPLARIAANTYIIDAALTMAAAAIDNGAKPSVVGAILKYHTTERARQVSCDSMDIHGGKGICLGPNNYLGRGYQGSPIAITVEGANILTRSLIIFGQGAIRCHPYVFKELESIRHNDLVEFDNAFFAHAGFILANFTKSVIFAWTDAHLSKAPVSSVKRYYQLVHKYSANLAFLADFSMTVLGGDLKRKEKLSSRLGDMLSALYLVSGVLKRFHEDGEPKVDLPLVEWSCQQLLYECETAMHGVIVNFPSGWARILLRLIIKPLGNLRNKPNDQLGHKLARILIEPGETRTRLTRLVYSKAGDNCPLGRMEEAFYKICAVEELERKVMRAVKDNVLKSLTLLDQINEALSCGLLTEVEAKQLKEAELARQDVIKVDDFNDEDLRRPHPIKSIKGKKTIVNKDDIESEMIDS, from the coding sequence ATGGTCATTGGAGCTGCAGGGATATTGCTCACCAGGCAAGCCGCAATTTCAGTGTGGGCTATTAGCTTTGCTCTATTTACTGCTCTTGTCTTTACTTATGGTTCTCCAGGGTTGGTGACTCAAATAATACTTGTTTTGATTGAGTTGATTTTAATTGCTGGTGCAATAAAGCCTCTAAGACGAATATTATTATCCAAACATTTTTTTAAAACAGTAAGTAAAGCGATGCCCGCTATGTCTGCAACGGAGCGAGAGGCTCTGGAAGCAGGTACTGTAAGTTGGGAAGGGGATTTATTCAGTGGCGCACCAGATTTTTCAATATTAAGAAATGCTCCTACAGTTCGATTGACCGATGAAGAGCAAGCTTTTCTTGACGGCCCTGTAAATATTTTATGCTCAATGATCGATGACTGGGATGTAACTCATAACCTTACTGATTTGCCTCCAGAAATCTGGCAATTTATCAAAGAAAATCGATTCTTAGGTATGATTATTCCGAAGCGCTATGGCGGTCTTGAGTTTTCTGCTACAGCTCAAATGTCGATTTTAGTAAAAATCTATGGGCGTTCCATAACGGCGGCCACAACAATTTCTGTACCTAATTCATTAGGCCCAGGGGAACTATTGCTTAAATATGGAACCGAAGAACAAAAAAATTATTATTTGCCACGATTGGCCGATGGCCGAGAAATTCCATGCTTTGCTTTGACTGGACCTAATGCAGGTTCTGATGCAGCATCTATCCCAGATAAAGGGGTAGTATGTCATCAAGAAATAAATGGTGAAAAAGTATTAGGCATCCGCTTAAATTGGGATAAACGTTATATTACTTTATGTCCTGCAGCAACAGTAATTGGATTGGCCTTCAGATTATTTGATCCAGACAACTTATTAGGTAAGGGTGAAGATGTAGGAATTAGTTGTGCGTTGATTCCCGCCAATACCCCAGGAATTAAAAAAGGGCGTCGCCATTTTCCATTAAATACTGGATTTTTGAATGGTCCAACTCAAGGTAAAGATGTATTTATTCCTATGGACTATCTCATCGGGGGAGTCGCCATGGCTGGATGTGGCTGGCGCATGTTGATGGAGTGTTTAAGTGCTGGTAGAGCCATATCTTTACCTTCGAGCGCGAACGGGGGTGCCCAAGCTGCTGCTCTAGCATCTGGCGCTTATGCTCGCATTCGCAAACAATTCAATCAACCAATCGGTAAGTTTGAAGGGATTGAAGAACCTTTGGCCAGAATTGCAGCGAATACTTATATTATTGACGCGGCTTTAACAATGGCTGCAGCTGCTATTGACAATGGAGCCAAACCCTCTGTAGTGGGTGCTATATTAAAATACCATACCACTGAGCGTGCAAGACAAGTCTCCTGTGATTCTATGGATATCCATGGCGGGAAGGGTATTTGTCTTGGCCCTAATAATTATTTAGGTAGAGGTTATCAAGGATCGCCCATCGCAATTACCGTTGAAGGGGCGAATATATTAACTCGTAGTTTAATCATTTTTGGTCAGGGAGCAATTCGCTGCCACCCTTATGTATTTAAAGAACTTGAAAGTATTAGACATAATGATTTGGTCGAATTTGATAATGCGTTTTTTGCTCATGCTGGATTTATTCTTGCTAATTTTACCAAATCAGTCATTTTTGCATGGACAGACGCGCACCTATCCAAAGCCCCTGTGAGTAGTGTGAAGCGTTATTACCAACTCGTTCATAAATACAGCGCTAATTTAGCATTTCTTGCTGATTTTTCGATGACTGTTCTAGGTGGTGACTTAAAGCGAAAAGAGAAATTATCTTCACGACTAGGGGATATGTTGAGTGCCTTATATTTGGTTTCAGGAGTTTTGAAGCGTTTTCATGAAGATGGAGAGCCAAAAGTAGATTTACCCTTAGTTGAATGGAGTTGTCAGCAATTATTGTACGAATGTGAGACAGCAATGCACGGTGTCATTGTGAATTTTCCATCGGGTTGGGCACGAATCCTTTTACGCTTAATTATCAAACCTCTCGGTAATTTAAGAAACAAACCCAACGACCAATTAGGTCATAAATTGGCTCGAATTCTAATCGAACCTGGAGAGACCCGTACGCGTTTAACTCGTTTGGTTTATAGTAAGGCTGGAGACAATTGTCCTTTAGGACGTATGGAGGAGGCATTCTATAAAATCTGTGCTGTGGAGGAGTTAGAAAGAAAAGTAATGCGGGCTGTCAAAGATAATGTTTTAAAATCGCTGACCTTGCTTGATCAAATCAACGAAGCGTTATCTTGTGGATTATTAACTGAGGTAGAGGCAAAGCAATTAAAAGAAGCCGAGTTGGCCCGACAAGATGTAATTAAGGTAGATGATTTCAATGATGAGGATCTGCGTCGACCTCACCCAATAAAATCTATCAAAGGCAAAAAAACTATAGTTAATAAAGACGATATAGAATCCGAGATGATTGATTCCTAA
- a CDS encoding DUF6600 domain-containing protein: MKLGSMDDNLMVARLVGLFMLLISTLTFADPPNQVARLSYINGAVSFVPAGETEWVEASLNRPLITNDQIWSDTGALVEMQLPGAAVRMGSQTNLKILNLDDETAQFQITQGTLVLSIRRINANQTYEVDTPNLAFVITEPGYYLFDVTTEDDTTTVSVRMGQGVAYGENASNTVGVGSSCSATGTDLENFQCTTLAEADDFERWSLERDKMTGTVSTQYISPDTIGYEDLGNYGSWTEDKQYGPVWYPNNVEENWAPYQEGQWIWLSSWGWTWVDNQPWGFAPFHYGRWAFIENRWCWVPGPIGARPIYAPALTVFIGGNNSEFMLDGGYGIGWFPLAPGEPYIPPYYVSQNYFNQINLSNTVINIAYINNIYRNQHMKINYKNAKIANAVTVVPTKDFIDSRMVNNLRSRIPHQQLFNAKKLNVPPVVPQPNSIYGGKGLSKAIPPAQVLSRPIIVKTQPSSAPPPFSKVRPLLLKNKGKPLTPAEIQNIKPGKNFQAVQPSAPGKPAIIKQSPPVLVHPVPGTYQTPGGQPGTNVQPGTILDHGKKIHPYPNVQPGTNIQSGPKVKPGTNVQPGTIIHPGKKVHPYPNVQPGPNVQPGSNVQPNPSIPKTKKVRPYPNVQPGPNVQPGSNVQPNPVIPQTKKIRPYPNVQPGPNVQPGSNVQPNPVIPQTKKVRPYPNVQPGPNVQPGSNVQPNPVIPQTKKVHPYPNVQPGPKVQPGPNIQQGPTFQKVYPNSNVQPGPKVQPGPKIQIQPGVSAPPAPVVHPKPKGSTNPGMQNQPLVP, translated from the coding sequence ATGAAACTAGGGTCGATGGATGACAATCTCATGGTAGCCAGGCTAGTGGGTTTATTTATGTTATTAATATCCACGTTGACCTTTGCAGATCCTCCAAATCAAGTCGCTCGATTAAGCTATATCAATGGAGCTGTGAGTTTTGTCCCTGCTGGGGAAACCGAGTGGGTTGAAGCCTCCCTTAATAGACCCCTTATCACAAACGATCAGATATGGTCAGATACTGGAGCTCTTGTTGAAATGCAATTGCCAGGAGCTGCTGTACGGATGGGGAGTCAAACGAATTTAAAGATTTTGAATCTAGATGATGAAACAGCACAATTTCAGATTACCCAAGGAACTCTTGTTTTAAGCATCAGACGTATCAATGCAAATCAAACTTATGAAGTTGATACTCCAAATTTAGCCTTCGTCATTACAGAACCTGGATATTATCTTTTCGATGTGACCACAGAAGATGATACGACTACAGTGAGTGTGAGAATGGGGCAAGGTGTAGCATATGGAGAAAATGCATCTAACACGGTAGGCGTTGGTTCCTCATGCAGTGCCACAGGAACTGATCTAGAAAATTTTCAGTGTACTACGCTTGCAGAAGCCGATGATTTTGAGCGTTGGAGTTTAGAGCGTGATAAAATGACAGGTACAGTATCAACTCAATACATTTCTCCAGATACCATTGGATATGAAGACTTGGGTAATTATGGATCTTGGACTGAAGATAAACAATATGGACCCGTTTGGTATCCAAATAATGTAGAAGAAAATTGGGCTCCTTATCAAGAAGGGCAGTGGATATGGTTAAGTTCTTGGGGATGGACTTGGGTAGATAATCAACCTTGGGGATTTGCGCCATTCCATTACGGCCGTTGGGCCTTTATTGAAAATAGATGGTGCTGGGTTCCAGGACCAATAGGGGCTCGTCCTATCTATGCACCTGCCTTGACTGTATTTATTGGGGGTAATAACTCAGAATTTATGCTGGATGGTGGATATGGCATTGGTTGGTTTCCTCTAGCACCAGGAGAGCCTTACATTCCTCCTTATTATGTTAGTCAAAATTATTTTAATCAGATCAATCTGAGTAATACAGTAATTAATATTGCTTACATCAATAATATTTATAGAAATCAACATATGAAAATCAATTACAAAAATGCAAAGATTGCTAATGCAGTTACTGTTGTACCCACTAAAGATTTCATCGATTCCAGGATGGTGAATAATCTTCGTTCACGTATTCCTCATCAACAACTTTTTAATGCAAAAAAATTAAATGTTCCTCCTGTAGTACCGCAACCTAATAGTATCTATGGAGGCAAAGGCTTGAGTAAGGCAATACCTCCTGCCCAAGTACTATCAAGGCCAATTATAGTTAAAACCCAACCTTCTTCGGCCCCACCTCCTTTCTCAAAAGTTCGACCTCTGCTTTTGAAAAATAAAGGTAAACCCCTTACTCCAGCTGAGATTCAGAATATAAAGCCCGGGAAAAATTTCCAAGCTGTTCAACCATCAGCCCCGGGTAAACCAGCTATTATTAAGCAATCACCACCCGTATTGGTTCATCCAGTTCCTGGAACTTATCAAACTCCAGGAGGACAGCCAGGGACGAATGTACAACCTGGGACAATTCTTGATCATGGCAAAAAAATTCATCCATACCCTAATGTTCAACCAGGTACGAATATACAATCCGGCCCCAAAGTAAAACCAGGTACAAATGTACAACCTGGAACAATTATTCATCCTGGTAAAAAAGTGCATCCATATCCTAATGTACAGCCAGGACCGAATGTGCAACCCGGGTCTAATGTCCAGCCTAATCCAAGTATTCCTAAGACTAAAAAAGTACGTCCATATCCTAATGTACAGCCAGGACCAAATGTGCAACCCGGGTCTAATGTCCAGCCTAATCCAGTTATTCCTCAGACTAAAAAAATACGTCCATATCCTAATGTACAGCCAGGACCAAATGTGCAACCCGGGTCTAATGTCCAGCCTAATCCAGTTATTCCTCAGACTAAAAAAGTACGTCCGTATCCTAATGTACAGCCAGGACCAAATGTGCAACCCGGGTCTAATGTCCAGCCTAATCCAGTTATTCCTCAGACTAAAAAAGTACATCCGTATCCTAATGTACAGCCAGGACCGAAGGTACAACCAGGCCCTAATATCCAACAGGGTCCAACTTTTCAAAAAGTGTATCCAAATTCTAATGTTCAACCTGGACCAAAGGTTCAACCTGGACCAAAAATTCAAATACAACCTGGGGTAAGTGCTCCACCTGCGCCAGTTGTTCACCCGAAACCTAAGGGTTCTACAAATCCAGGAATGCAAAATCAGCCATTGGTGCCATAG
- the minE gene encoding cell division topological specificity factor MinE encodes MSIFNYLRRRSATASVAKERLQIIISHERSQRNTPDYLPKLQEEILAVIAKYVHVTRDQVSVNLERMGDNSVLELNITMPDDVKENA; translated from the coding sequence ATGAGTATTTTCAATTACTTACGTAGAAGAAGTGCTACCGCATCTGTTGCTAAAGAACGCTTGCAAATAATAATTTCTCACGAACGCTCTCAACGTAATACTCCGGACTATCTACCTAAACTTCAGGAAGAAATCCTCGCTGTTATTGCTAAATACGTGCATGTCACGCGTGATCAAGTAAGTGTGAACCTTGAACGTATGGGAGATAATTCAGTGCTTGAACTAAATATCACTATGCCAGATGATGTAAAGGAAAACGCTTAG
- the minD gene encoding septum site-determining protein MinD, giving the protein MAKIIVITSGKGGVGKTTSSAAISSGLALLGHKTVVIDFDIGLRNLDIIMGCERRVVYDFINVINGEANLNQALIKDKRIANLAILPASQTRDKDALTLEGVERILNDLAKEFDFIICDSPAGIETGALMAMYFADHAIVVTNPEVSSVRDSDRILGILASKTKRAIENKTPIQEHLLLTRYDPERVERGDMLSVTDVKEILAIPLIGVIPESKSVLKASNTGTPVVLDETSDAGIAYQDAIARFLGEERPMRFISNDRKGLLRRLFSKNKEEVTV; this is encoded by the coding sequence TTGGCTAAAATAATCGTGATTACATCGGGTAAAGGCGGAGTAGGCAAAACTACTTCTTCTGCAGCTATTTCTTCGGGCCTTGCATTATTAGGGCATAAAACTGTCGTTATTGACTTCGATATTGGTTTAAGAAACCTCGATATTATCATGGGTTGTGAACGTCGAGTTGTTTATGATTTTATTAACGTTATAAATGGCGAAGCCAATCTTAACCAAGCTTTAATTAAAGATAAACGAATTGCAAATCTTGCTATACTTCCTGCATCACAAACTCGAGACAAAGATGCATTGACTCTCGAAGGGGTAGAAAGAATACTTAATGATCTTGCCAAAGAATTTGATTTTATTATTTGTGACTCCCCTGCTGGAATTGAGACTGGCGCGTTAATGGCTATGTATTTCGCTGATCATGCAATTGTAGTCACTAATCCAGAAGTTTCCTCTGTACGTGATTCTGATCGAATACTCGGAATACTTGCGAGCAAGACTAAAAGAGCCATTGAGAATAAAACACCAATTCAAGAACATCTATTATTAACACGTTATGACCCAGAGCGCGTTGAGCGTGGTGATATGCTTTCGGTTACTGACGTAAAAGAAATATTAGCTATTCCATTAATAGGCGTTATTCCCGAATCAAAATCAGTACTTAAAGCTTCAAATACAGGTACACCAGTAGTTCTTGACGAAACAAGTGATGCCGGTATTGCTTATCAAGATGCAATTGCTCGCTTTCTCGGTGAAGAAAGACCAATGCGCTTCATAAGTAATGATCGTAAAGGATTATTGCGTCGCTTATTCAGCAAAAACAAGGAGGAAGTGACAGTATGA